From a region of the Verrucomicrobiota bacterium genome:
- a CDS encoding histidinol-phosphatase: protein MTVDKKKLHAPLTDYHTHNFRCFHAEGDILDYAMKAAELGFTQIGASDHIPISKPHYQGYRMKEGTLPEYREAVQMARSKLHGKIEVLYGIEAEYDEDPQTLRECLSIFNREDFDYVIGSVHFYNGHDGQGIRGAVWDVISRVDGMEREELLIRYFGLVRGMAQTKAYDIVGHFDVITRHIGWPRDPSGKLEKAICLALDQIAESAMPMEVNTSGRRYGNKQPFPSPWIIRKALEREIPLQINSDSHAPDQVGAWHHDTFAQITDLGLPVQFARFKGRVKSLTSASLLVEGCSTE from the coding sequence ATGACTGTAGATAAGAAGAAGCTCCACGCCCCCTTGACTGATTACCATACCCATAATTTTCGGTGTTTCCATGCTGAGGGGGATATCCTTGATTACGCGATGAAGGCGGCTGAACTCGGGTTTACCCAAATCGGTGCCTCAGACCACATTCCTATTTCAAAGCCCCACTATCAGGGTTACCGCATGAAGGAAGGCACCTTGCCTGAATACCGGGAAGCCGTGCAAATGGCCCGGAGCAAATTGCACGGGAAAATCGAGGTGCTCTATGGGATCGAGGCAGAGTATGACGAAGATCCCCAGACATTACGCGAGTGTTTGTCTATTTTTAACCGGGAAGACTTTGATTATGTCATAGGCTCGGTCCATTTCTATAACGGTCACGATGGGCAGGGGATCCGTGGTGCGGTCTGGGATGTGATTTCCCGTGTGGATGGTATGGAGAGGGAAGAGCTCTTGATCCGGTATTTTGGGCTGGTCCGGGGGATGGCGCAAACAAAAGCTTATGATATCGTCGGGCATTTCGACGTGATCACCCGGCACATCGGTTGGCCCCGTGACCCGTCAGGTAAACTCGAAAAAGCAATTTGCCTCGCCCTTGATCAAATCGCTGAAAGTGCCATGCCCATGGAGGTTAATACCAGTGGCCGCCGTTATGGTAATAAACAACCTTTTCCTTCCCCGTGGATTATCCGTAAAGCCCTCGAACGCGAAATCCCCCTCCAGATTAATTCCGATTCGCACGCCCCCGACCAAGTCGGCGCCTGGCACCATGACACCTTCGCCCAAATCACTGACCTAGGCCTGCCCGTGCAATTTGCGCGTTTTAAAGGCCGGGTCAAATCGTTGACTTCAGCCAGCCTTTTAGTCGAAGGTTGCAGTACGGAATAA
- the mutL gene encoding DNA mismatch repair endonuclease MutL — translation MGRINILSEVVANQIAAGEVVERPASVLKELVENSLDAGAKRLRIEIKSGGRSLMRVQDDGYGMDRDDALLCLERHATSKIKSAQDLLHIGSFGFRGEAVPSIASVSRFKLGTCAYGENEGTEISVEGGKITQVKTCGCAVGTDIEIRSLFFNVPARKKFLKSDNTETSHVQQVILYQALAHPDVAFTFIQDERTVWQLASTNHLLERIRQLKGMDFCKELLEVKHESYGVKISGFIGQPGVSRSSRSEQIVYVNRRPVDSRTISFALQEGYHNALMKGRYPVAILFLQMDPALVDVNVHPSKREVRFRDDAAIREAVVESIRATLVTNNSLLTSTLPSPIPDRFPAPPQLASAGAGGRRLPPTVTRNQSFAALSAFSPVDGIPPVIPEAQDVAHDFPEIKDESLSGRPPTRPEWKEGDKDVSAGGLFRIIGIFNKTYILAESIDGLVLIDQHAAHERVMFEMLLKQFALHKVETQQLLSPETIHVEPRDAMVLIDHLEVLNQTGIGISEFGQNTFLIDALPVWMSKRGPKEMIRDLIDSLEQEGGKTARDRRYREEKVVRAACRASVKANDFLTMTEVERLVRDLLACELPYTCPHGRPTMILMTQAELEKKFGRI, via the coding sequence ATGGGCCGTATCAATATTTTATCCGAAGTGGTCGCTAACCAAATCGCCGCTGGTGAAGTGGTGGAGCGTCCTGCCTCTGTGCTGAAGGAGTTAGTCGAGAACTCCCTCGATGCCGGGGCAAAACGGCTCCGGATCGAGATTAAATCAGGTGGGCGCAGCCTGATGCGCGTCCAGGATGACGGATACGGAATGGATCGGGATGATGCTTTGCTCTGTCTTGAACGCCATGCCACGAGCAAGATCAAAAGCGCACAAGACCTCTTACATATAGGGTCTTTCGGTTTCCGCGGTGAGGCAGTCCCGAGTATCGCCAGTGTTTCACGATTTAAACTGGGGACCTGTGCTTACGGGGAAAATGAGGGGACGGAAATTTCTGTCGAAGGCGGAAAAATCACCCAGGTCAAAACCTGTGGTTGCGCTGTGGGCACAGATATCGAGATCCGTTCGCTTTTTTTTAATGTACCTGCTCGGAAAAAATTCCTTAAATCCGATAATACCGAGACATCCCATGTGCAGCAGGTCATCCTTTATCAGGCATTGGCCCATCCGGATGTGGCTTTTACTTTTATCCAGGATGAACGCACCGTGTGGCAACTGGCCTCGACGAATCATTTGCTCGAAAGGATCCGCCAGCTTAAAGGAATGGATTTCTGTAAGGAGCTCCTTGAGGTCAAACACGAGAGTTACGGTGTCAAAATATCGGGGTTTATCGGGCAACCCGGCGTCAGCCGTTCCAGCCGGTCCGAGCAAATTGTTTATGTGAACCGCCGTCCGGTGGATAGTCGGACAATTAGTTTTGCCCTACAGGAGGGGTATCATAATGCCCTTATGAAAGGGCGTTATCCTGTGGCTATTCTTTTCCTCCAGATGGATCCGGCTTTGGTGGATGTGAATGTCCACCCGTCGAAAAGGGAGGTTCGTTTCAGGGATGATGCCGCCATCAGGGAGGCCGTTGTGGAATCGATCCGGGCGACACTGGTGACGAATAACTCCCTTTTAACATCTACATTACCCTCGCCGATTCCCGACCGTTTTCCGGCTCCCCCGCAACTTGCTTCCGCTGGGGCAGGTGGCAGACGTTTACCTCCGACGGTGACGAGGAATCAGTCTTTTGCGGCCCTTTCAGCTTTTAGTCCGGTTGACGGCATACCCCCGGTCATTCCCGAGGCCCAGGACGTGGCCCATGATTTTCCTGAAATCAAGGATGAATCCCTTTCCGGGCGACCCCCGACACGTCCCGAATGGAAAGAGGGTGATAAGGATGTTTCTGCCGGGGGGCTTTTCAGGATCATCGGTATTTTTAATAAAACGTATATTCTCGCCGAGAGTATCGATGGGCTGGTCCTAATCGACCAGCATGCGGCGCATGAACGTGTGATGTTCGAAATGCTCCTAAAACAATTTGCCCTGCACAAAGTCGAGACACAACAGCTCCTCTCCCCCGAGACGATCCACGTCGAGCCCCGGGATGCCATGGTGCTTATCGACCACTTGGAAGTGCTCAATCAAACGGGCATCGGGATTAGTGAATTTGGACAAAATACTTTTCTAATCGATGCTTTGCCTGTGTGGATGAGTAAACGCGGGCCTAAAGAAATGATCCGGGATTTGATTGATTCCTTGGAGCAGGAAGGGGGAAAAACGGCCCGTGACCGCCGTTACCGCGAGGAAAAAGTCGTCCGGGCAGCCTGTCGCGCCTCGGTGAAGGCAAATGATTTCCTGACCATGACCGAAGTCGAAAGGCTCGTACGCGATTTGCTCGCGTGTGAACTGCCCTATACCTGCCCGCACGGGCGACCGACCATGATCCTGATGACGCAGGCGGAACTTGAAAAGAAATTTGGACGGATATAA
- a CDS encoding CAP domain-containing protein, whose amino-acid sequence MKKIIIYLLISCGITLCLHAQTLRSQPSHGPTAEEILPLINQERKTRNLCPLELESKLAEFAQAWAKHMAKEDKMSHRSASDLMNFIEKNQMNNLTENVAYTTEQWSAEDIVAIWMKSDGHRANLLKKDSTICGIGTASNGKRSYAVFNGARHDVVTKGN is encoded by the coding sequence ATGAAAAAAATAATCATTTACCTTTTGATTTCATGCGGGATCACGCTTTGCCTTCATGCACAAACACTTCGATCACAGCCTTCACACGGACCCACTGCGGAAGAAATCCTGCCCTTGATCAATCAGGAACGCAAAACCCGGAATCTCTGTCCTCTGGAGCTGGAGTCAAAACTCGCGGAATTTGCGCAGGCCTGGGCAAAACACATGGCCAAAGAAGATAAAATGTCACACCGCTCAGCGAGCGATTTGATGAATTTCATCGAAAAGAATCAAATGAATAACCTTACAGAGAATGTCGCCTACACGACCGAGCAATGGTCAGCAGAGGATATCGTGGCCATTTGGATGAAAAGCGACGGGCACCGGGCAAACCTGCTCAAGAAAGACTCGACGATTTGTGGGATCGGAACGGCATCAAACGGCAAAAGAAGTTATGCAGTCTTCAACGGGGCGAGGCATGATGTGGTCACCAAGGGTAATTGA
- a CDS encoding ATP-binding protein, translating into MSFTNNKLFIGVPQDFLSNIEGGFQKIDLAPSEIIFREGDKGDCLYLIEDGQVKITKNTTGSSEQVLSVLQPNDFFGEMAVLDQKPRSATATTVSHCILWQISQAQFQAIIVNRYPEIAVNLISIIIDRIRSLDHLFIDEMMKSERLKLVGQMTGGIVHDFKNPMAAILMAAQIFEERSPDHELKKLARMMVDQISRMNAMTRELLDYCRGETKLDIKSVPIEGILNKTVELFTAEAAKRHIHFVLQSEPLPVISADDGKIERVIQNLVTNAFEAMPKGGQITINAGATLDSIKIQIADTGKGIPARNIAKIFEPFFTEGKQQGTGLGLSICKRIIEAHNGLISVDSHEGKGTTFTIQLPLVTTSCLAPLKTA; encoded by the coding sequence GTGAGTTTTACAAACAATAAGCTCTTCATCGGAGTACCTCAAGATTTTCTGAGTAATATCGAAGGGGGATTCCAAAAGATCGACTTAGCCCCCAGCGAAATCATATTTCGTGAAGGTGACAAAGGGGATTGTCTCTACCTCATCGAAGATGGGCAGGTCAAAATCACCAAAAATACCACGGGCTCAAGCGAGCAGGTATTGAGTGTTTTACAGCCAAATGACTTTTTTGGGGAGATGGCTGTTTTGGACCAGAAACCCCGTTCAGCTACTGCTACTACGGTGAGTCACTGTATTCTTTGGCAAATCTCCCAGGCCCAATTCCAAGCGATTATCGTTAACCGTTATCCCGAAATCGCGGTTAACCTGATCAGTATCATTATCGATCGTATCCGCTCCTTGGATCACCTTTTTATCGATGAGATGATGAAATCCGAACGCCTCAAGCTTGTGGGGCAGATGACCGGAGGGATCGTTCACGATTTCAAAAATCCCATGGCCGCTATTTTAATGGCCGCCCAGATTTTCGAGGAGAGAAGTCCTGATCACGAGCTTAAGAAACTTGCCAGAATGATGGTGGACCAGATTAGCCGGATGAATGCGATGACACGGGAGTTACTGGATTATTGCCGGGGTGAGACAAAGCTGGATATCAAATCTGTGCCCATTGAGGGGATATTAAATAAAACGGTGGAGCTTTTTACGGCGGAAGCTGCGAAACGCCATATTCATTTTGTCTTGCAGAGCGAGCCTCTCCCGGTGATTAGTGCTGATGACGGTAAAATCGAGCGCGTGATCCAGAATCTCGTGACCAATGCATTTGAAGCCATGCCTAAAGGCGGGCAAATCACGATCAATGCCGGGGCGACTCTTGATTCAATCAAGATTCAAATCGCCGATACGGGTAAGGGGATACCGGCCCGGAATATCGCGAAGATTTTCGAACCCTTTTTCACAGAGGGCAAACAACAGGGCACTGGACTGGGGTTATCCATCTGCAAACGGATTATCGAGGCTCATAACGGGTTGATCTCGGTGGATAGCCACGAAGGAAAGGGAACCACCTTTACGATTCAATTACCCTTGGTGACCACATCATGCCTCGCCCCGTTGAAGACTGCATAA
- a CDS encoding exosortase-associated EpsI family protein, translating to MKNNTDPKEEKSEIQNSQTTKTPANKKKEMIGYIIVIVILLGTVAAVNLMGEVKTSDLLSVKLPLPSFVGTWLGQPVPVSDMEKNILPSDTIISKSVYRNPGGFEIFATALIGGREGRSIHRPEYCLPGQGWTIVSSEVVTLDSKAAAEPIKVTKLLLERTDKLPDGREIKRKLINLYWFEGNFRKTPHHWQRVLWSTTDKLFDRINHRWAFLTFFSEVTGINHAQGLNEAQTVELMDGFIGQMRGMIEVPDDTQTKP from the coding sequence ATGAAAAACAACACCGATCCAAAAGAAGAAAAATCAGAGATACAAAATAGTCAAACAACCAAGACTCCGGCAAATAAAAAGAAAGAAATGATCGGTTACATCATTGTCATCGTGATCCTTCTCGGCACGGTCGCCGCTGTAAATCTCATGGGCGAAGTCAAAACGTCGGATCTCCTCTCGGTCAAGCTCCCCTTGCCTTCATTTGTCGGTACGTGGCTCGGCCAACCCGTGCCCGTCAGTGATATGGAAAAAAATATCCTCCCCTCGGATACAATCATTTCAAAATCAGTTTACCGGAATCCCGGTGGGTTCGAAATTTTCGCTACAGCCCTCATCGGAGGCCGCGAAGGCCGCAGTATCCACAGGCCTGAATACTGCCTGCCCGGCCAAGGCTGGACCATCGTCTCCTCGGAGGTGGTGACTCTCGACTCCAAAGCCGCAGCCGAACCGATAAAAGTGACCAAGCTCCTGCTCGAACGCACGGATAAACTCCCCGACGGCAGGGAAATCAAACGCAAACTCATTAACCTCTATTGGTTTGAAGGAAATTTCCGCAAGACTCCCCACCATTGGCAAAGAGTGCTCTGGTCCACCACTGACAAACTCTTTGACCGCATCAACCACCGCTGGGCTTTTTTAACATTCTTCTCCGAAGTCACCGGGATCAACCACGCCCAAGGCCTCAATGAAGCACAGACTGTCGAGCTTATGGACGGGTTCATCGGCCAGATGCGCGGGATGATCGAAGTGCCCGACGACACCCAAACAAAACCTTAA
- a CDS encoding sugar phosphate nucleotidyltransferase — protein MKDNLFIFIMAGGSGERFWPLSRRQKPKHLLHLFGERSLLGQTVDRVRPMVPPERLFILTNHEQVDPIRQDLPDFAASQIIGEPEKRDTAPAVALANGIARAIGGEDAVIALLTADHVISPSETFRENLAAAVQFAATSASLVTFAIKPTWASPGFGYLEMGESLPSESPAFEFRKLLRFVEKPDLDTAKKYLENGHYAWNSGMFCWKISSFLGEADKNAPALAQFIRDFPKTSREEFIKNNFANLPKISIDYCIMEKARDVAVVETKFKWDDVGAWTAIPDHFAPDTQGNTVVGQIAQIDSSDNIVFSKDKTVALCGVDNLVVVTTEDAVLICHKDRVQDIKKLLSQLPDTLK, from the coding sequence ATGAAAGATAACCTCTTCATTTTTATTATGGCCGGGGGCAGCGGGGAACGTTTCTGGCCCCTGAGTCGCCGCCAAAAACCCAAACACTTGCTCCACCTTTTTGGTGAACGCTCCCTGCTCGGGCAAACAGTCGACCGCGTCCGACCCATGGTCCCGCCCGAACGCCTCTTTATCCTGACCAACCATGAACAAGTCGATCCGATCAGGCAGGATCTCCCAGATTTCGCAGCTTCCCAGATCATTGGTGAACCCGAAAAACGCGATACGGCCCCGGCCGTCGCCCTTGCCAATGGAATCGCCCGGGCCATTGGAGGAGAGGATGCGGTCATTGCCCTGCTCACCGCCGACCATGTCATCAGCCCCTCTGAAACCTTCCGTGAAAATCTCGCGGCGGCGGTGCAATTTGCCGCTACTAGTGCTTCCCTCGTGACTTTTGCTATCAAACCCACTTGGGCCAGCCCCGGATTTGGTTATCTCGAGATGGGTGAATCCCTTCCTTCTGAATCCCCCGCTTTTGAGTTTAGAAAATTACTCAGGTTCGTCGAAAAACCAGATCTGGACACGGCCAAAAAATACCTCGAAAATGGTCATTACGCCTGGAACTCCGGAATGTTTTGCTGGAAAATATCCAGTTTTCTCGGGGAGGCCGATAAAAACGCACCGGCTCTTGCCCAGTTTATCCGGGACTTCCCCAAAACCTCCCGAGAAGAATTCATCAAGAATAACTTCGCTAATCTCCCCAAAATCTCGATCGACTACTGCATCATGGAAAAAGCCCGCGATGTCGCCGTCGTCGAAACGAAATTCAAATGGGATGATGTCGGAGCTTGGACAGCGATTCCTGATCATTTCGCCCCGGACACACAAGGCAATACCGTCGTCGGGCAAATTGCTCAGATCGACTCTTCAGACAATATTGTTTTCTCCAAGGATAAAACCGTCGCGCTGTGCGGCGTGGATAACCTCGTGGTGGTGACCACTGAAGATGCCGTGCTCATCTGCCATAAAGACCGCGTCCAGGACATCAAAAAGCTCCTATCCCAATTACCCGATACACTCAAATAG
- a CDS encoding metalloregulator ArsR/SmtB family transcription factor encodes MRNKLKPVSFVILVKLVGIYHCLCDETRLRILNLLFQGPLCVCHIQDTLALRQVNASKHLHYLKKNGLVESSRCGNWVMYALPAHPGESLRKNLECLQDCLLSEKLFSDDLKVLRKLRGPGQMPCGPGKTAGKSPKPINTLKGS; translated from the coding sequence TTGCGGAATAAACTAAAACCTGTTTCATTCGTCATCCTCGTGAAACTGGTCGGCATTTATCATTGTCTCTGTGACGAAACACGGTTAAGGATCCTCAATCTCCTTTTCCAAGGTCCGCTTTGTGTCTGTCACATCCAAGACACCCTCGCCCTGCGCCAAGTCAATGCCTCGAAACACCTCCATTACCTGAAGAAAAACGGTCTGGTCGAGTCGTCGCGTTGTGGGAACTGGGTCATGTACGCCTTGCCCGCGCATCCGGGGGAATCACTCCGCAAAAACCTGGAATGTTTACAAGACTGTCTCTTGAGCGAAAAGCTTTTCTCTGATGATCTTAAGGTCCTGCGCAAATTGCGCGGCCCCGGCCAAATGCCGTGTGGACCGGGCAAAACCGCGGGTAAATCCCCCAAACCAATCAATACCCTAAAAGGATCATGA
- a CDS encoding arsenate reductase ArsC, which translates to MSTSEQVPYKILFLCTGNSARSIMAEYLMKRLSKNKFEAYSAGSHPTGKVNPLAMKTLQEIYKIEVNDARSKSWDEFKDTKFDFVITVCDNARESCPVWPGQPIIAHWGSEDPAAVEGSDEQKKRAFFRISQEIYRRLDIFTNLPFHTFDKLKLAEITKAIAQEKASSPS; encoded by the coding sequence ATGTCCACGAGCGAACAAGTACCTTATAAAATTCTCTTCCTGTGCACGGGAAATAGTGCCCGCAGCATCATGGCTGAATACCTGATGAAACGCCTCAGTAAAAATAAATTTGAAGCTTATAGTGCCGGCTCACATCCCACAGGGAAAGTGAATCCCTTAGCCATGAAAACACTCCAGGAAATCTATAAAATCGAGGTGAATGATGCGAGGAGCAAATCCTGGGATGAATTCAAAGACACAAAATTCGATTTTGTCATCACTGTCTGTGATAATGCCCGTGAATCATGTCCCGTCTGGCCAGGTCAACCCATCATCGCCCATTGGGGTTCGGAAGACCCGGCTGCCGTGGAAGGAAGTGACGAGCAAAAGAAACGGGCCTTCTTCAGGATTTCCCAGGAAATCTACCGCCGCTTAGACATCTTCACGAACCTTCCCTTCCATACCTTTGATAAACTCAAACTCGCCGAGATCACAAAGGCAATCGCCCAAGAAAAAGCCTCCTCCCCTTCATGA
- the arsB gene encoding ACR3 family arsenite efflux transporter, which translates to MKREIYKSLSFIDRFLPLWIFLAMGAGILLGQVFPAIGPALDKFQILGVSTPIAIGLLWMMYPPLAKVKYEKLGEFKSEGRLFSLSLLLNWVIGPVLMFVLAWIFLFDMPEYRTGLILTGLARCIAMVLIWNTLAKGSNEVAAVLVALNSVFQILMYSFLGYIFLTWIPGFFGIPGLVVNISMLEIAKNVVIFLGLPLLAGFLTRTILVKNKGEKWYESTFLPKIGPTALMGLLYTIVLMFSMQGGKIVNLPYDVFRIAVPLVVYFAIMWTTSFFLARKMGFNYSQTTSIAFTATGNNFELAIAVAIGLFGIGSGVALAAVVGPLIEVPALVALVYVSLWARRFFPGEKDGEQILTTSTCR; encoded by the coding sequence ATGAAGAGAGAAATTTACAAATCCCTCTCATTTATTGACCGTTTCCTACCCCTTTGGATATTCCTCGCCATGGGGGCGGGAATCCTGCTCGGTCAAGTATTCCCGGCCATAGGCCCCGCCTTGGATAAATTCCAAATCCTCGGGGTGAGTACCCCGATCGCCATCGGTCTCCTTTGGATGATGTATCCCCCGCTGGCGAAGGTGAAATATGAAAAACTTGGTGAATTTAAATCGGAAGGCCGCCTTTTTTCCCTTTCACTCCTGTTAAATTGGGTCATCGGCCCCGTCCTCATGTTTGTCCTAGCTTGGATTTTTCTTTTTGATATGCCTGAGTACCGTACCGGGCTCATCCTGACCGGACTGGCACGTTGTATCGCCATGGTCCTGATCTGGAATACACTCGCTAAAGGCAGCAATGAAGTCGCTGCTGTCTTGGTCGCCTTAAATTCCGTTTTCCAGATCCTGATGTATTCATTCCTCGGTTATATCTTCCTGACATGGATACCCGGATTTTTCGGAATACCCGGTCTCGTGGTGAATATCTCCATGCTCGAAATCGCTAAAAACGTCGTTATTTTCCTCGGTCTCCCTCTCCTCGCCGGATTCCTCACTCGGACTATCCTCGTAAAGAACAAGGGTGAGAAATGGTATGAATCCACATTCCTCCCAAAAATCGGGCCCACAGCCTTGATGGGACTTCTTTATACGATCGTACTGATGTTCTCGATGCAAGGGGGGAAAATCGTAAACCTACCGTATGATGTTTTCCGGATTGCGGTTCCCCTGGTTGTTTATTTTGCCATCATGTGGACCACCTCATTTTTCCTCGCCCGGAAAATGGGGTTTAACTACAGCCAGACCACGTCCATCGCCTTTACGGCTACTGGCAATAACTTTGAACTGGCCATTGCGGTGGCCATCGGCCTTTTCGGGATTGGTTCCGGTGTCGCCCTCGCTGCTGTCGTCGGCCCCCTTATCGAAGTTCCCGCCCTTGTCGCATTGGTTTATGTCTCGCTGTGGGCGCGCCGGTTTTTCCCTGGCGAAAAGGACGGGGAGCAAATCCTCACCACGAGCACCTGTCGGTAA
- a CDS encoding MgtC/SapB family protein, translating into MLDTLSSLVSPDVFKVFLTLFLSFLIGLEREDHKSNSGDYAFGGIRTFPLIGLTGFALAYLSDESPLPFTAGFLVVGGLMMLSFKHKLSTTKSAGMTSEVAGLTTYVLGALVFYEHYWLSSTIAILGVLLLELKDGLGNLVKKFPRADVVTFTKFLVLTIVILPIVPNQNFGPYEFNPFKMWLIVVAVSTISYGSYLLQLWAKGRGGIALSALLGGAYSSTATTVSLARQSAGISENTAFAGGILMASGVMYLRIVILLALFNPSLPRPLSYYFLFLSAGAICFGWFWISQKMSKQGDASLEIKNQNPLALSAACIFAALFVGMLILTYYTLQFAGNAGVVILAAIMGTIDVDPFILGISQSTGQGIDPMISSMGICVAASSNNIMKGIYALFFSRNQTGKKSLIFLIILAVLGLLPLFFL; encoded by the coding sequence ATGTTGGATACACTTTCATCACTGGTCAGTCCCGATGTGTTTAAAGTTTTCCTGACACTATTCTTGAGTTTCCTCATAGGACTGGAACGTGAAGACCATAAGTCGAATTCCGGGGATTACGCCTTTGGCGGCATCCGCACATTCCCCCTGATCGGCCTCACGGGTTTTGCTCTCGCCTATCTTTCTGATGAATCCCCCCTCCCCTTTACAGCTGGGTTCCTCGTGGTCGGGGGACTCATGATGTTATCTTTCAAGCATAAACTCAGCACGACAAAATCCGCAGGAATGACCTCCGAGGTCGCAGGGCTGACCACCTATGTCCTCGGTGCACTTGTTTTTTACGAGCATTACTGGCTCTCCTCCACCATTGCCATCCTCGGAGTCCTCTTGCTGGAACTCAAAGACGGCCTGGGAAACCTTGTAAAAAAATTCCCTCGGGCAGATGTGGTCACCTTTACAAAATTCCTCGTTTTAACCATCGTCATCCTCCCTATCGTACCTAACCAAAATTTTGGCCCGTATGAATTCAACCCCTTTAAAATGTGGTTAATCGTGGTCGCTGTCAGCACGATCTCCTATGGGAGTTATTTACTCCAGCTCTGGGCTAAAGGCCGGGGCGGGATCGCCCTAAGCGCCTTACTTGGCGGGGCGTACTCCTCGACAGCGACCACTGTCTCCCTCGCACGGCAATCAGCAGGGATATCGGAAAATACCGCTTTTGCTGGGGGAATCCTGATGGCTTCAGGAGTGATGTACCTACGCATCGTTATCCTGCTTGCCCTGTTTAACCCTTCGCTCCCCCGGCCACTAAGTTATTATTTTCTATTTTTATCCGCTGGAGCTATTTGTTTCGGGTGGTTCTGGATTTCTCAAAAAATGAGCAAACAGGGGGATGCCAGCCTTGAAATCAAAAACCAGAATCCTCTGGCTTTATCTGCCGCCTGCATCTTTGCGGCACTCTTTGTAGGTATGCTTATCCTGACCTATTACACACTGCAATTTGCGGGGAATGCCGGGGTCGTGATTTTAGCGGCCATCATGGGGACAATCGACGTGGACCCTTTTATCCTCGGGATATCCCAATCCACCGGTCAAGGTATCGACCCCATGATCTCATCAATGGGCATTTGTGTGGCAGCCTCATCAAATAATATCATGAAAGGAATCTACGCCCTTTTCTTTTCTCGGAATCAAACCGGGAAAAAAAGCCTTATCTTTCTGATCATCCTTGCTGTACTCGGTCTGCTCCCCCTGTTTTTCCTCTAG